A genomic segment from Malus domestica chromosome 05, GDT2T_hap1 encodes:
- the LOC103409042 gene encoding probable potassium transporter 13 isoform X2, producing MDPESASLSGGLRPNFYKTTLCLAYQSLGIVYGDLSISPIYVYKSTFSGDMRLYEEDHEILGVLSMVFWTLTIIPLCKYIIFVLGADDNGEGGTFALYSLLCRHSRMGLLNTVHLEHEHIPSYSSVLSTKDTRMSSLIRKFFEKHKSSKIVLLLVVFIGVGMIIGDGILTPTMSVLSAVYGIRIKAPDLHENYTVLIACIILVGLFALQHFGTHKVGFLFAPIMLTWLLCICGVGIYNIFRWNPGVIRALSPYYIYNFFKITGRVGWSSLGGIVLCITGTEAMFADLGHFSKLSIRFAFTALVYPCLVLAYMGEAAYLSKHKTDLHSSFYMAIPEVMFWPVFIIATLASVVGSQAIISATFSIVSQCRALQCFPRVKIKHTSNQIHGQIYIPEVNWMLMVLCLAVVIGFRDTRMIGHAYGLAGVTVMFITTCLMFLIISTVWKQKVLVAFLFLVTFGSLELLYISACLGKVHHGGWLPLLFALLIVSLMSIWNYGTVKKDAYELDNKVSLDRLLSIGPSLGIARVPGICLVYSNVAFGLPPMFAHFVTNFPAFHHTLIFVTLKSLMIPKVPVGERFLVNRIGPPELSIFRCIVRYGYKDVRDFYNFETQLVEKVAEFLKQESNSDEMAVRGQSPNQTYEATRNEVCGGSAVRWSDEVSGGSNEQWRDEIGSGEQWMKKLMEAREAGGVAYMMGNPYVVASEVSPFLKKFAIDIVYGFLRRNCRRPAIALGIPHASLIEVGMLYKV from the exons ATGGACCCGGAATCGGCTTCCCTTTCCGGAGGCTTGCGGCCG AATTTTTACAAGACCACTCTATGCCTTGCTTATCAGAGCCTTGGTATTGTTTATGGGGACCTTAGCATATCCCCCATTTACGTATACAAAAGTACATTCTCAGGTGATATGCGTCTTTATGAGGAGGATCACGAGATTCTTGGCGTGCTTTCAATGGTTTTCTGGACTTTGACAATTATCCCTCTTTGCAAGTACATTATATTTGTGTTAGGAGCAGATGACAATGGTGAAG GTGGAACTTTTGCCTTGTACTCATTGCTATGCCGACACTCAAGGATGGGCCTTTTGAACACAGTTCATCTTGAACATGAACACATACCATCGTACTCTTCTGTTTTATCTACCAAGGATACACGAATGAGCTCACTCATAAGAAAATTCTTTGAGAAGCATAAGAGTTCTAAAATAGTATTGCTGCTTGTAGTTTTTATAGGAGTTGGCATGATAATTGGTGATGGTATCCTCACGCCAACAATGTCCG TTCTTTCTGCAGTTTATGGAATTAGAATCAAAGCTCCAGATTTACATGAGA ATTATACTGTGCTGATAGCGTGCATCATCTTGGTTGGACTTTTTGCTCTTCAGCACTTCGGGACACACAAAGTTGGGTTTCTTTTTGCTCCAATCATGTTAACATGGTTACTATGCATTTGTGGGGTAGGCATTTACAACATCTTCCGTTGGAACCCTGGTGTTATACGTGCTCTGTCGCCCTACTATATTTATAACTTCTTTAAAATAACTGGAAGAGTTGGCTGGAGTTCCCTTGGAGGCATTGTTCTTTGTATCACAG GTACAGAAGCAATGTTCGCTGATCTTGGGCACTTTTCGAAACTGTCAATCAGG TTTGCATTTACAGCGCTCGTTTACCCTTGCTTAGTTCTGGCATACATGGGAGAAGCTGCTTATCTCTCCAAGCACAAAACGGATCTGCATAGCAGTTTTTACATGGCCATTCCTG AGGTTATGTTTTGGCCAGTCTTTATTATTGCAACTCTTGCTTCTGTGGTGGGAAGTCAAGCAATCATTTCAGCTACCTTCTCAATAGTCAGTCAGTGCAGGGCCCTTCAGTGCTTCCCGCGTGTGAAGATCAAACATACATCAAATCAGATACATGGGCAGATATACATACCTGAGGTGAACTGGATGTTGATGGTATTGTGTCTTGCCGTCGTTATAGGTTTCAGAGACACTCGTATGATAGGCCATGCATACG GGCTTGCTGGAGTGACAGTGATGTTCATCACAACCTGCTTGATGTTTCTAATTATTAGTACAGTTTGGAAGCAGAAGGTTCTCGTggcctttttgtttcttgtaacCTTTGGATCCCTTGAACTACTCTATATCTCCGCCTGCCTTGGAAAAGTACATCACGGAGGCTGGCTTCCCCTTCTATTCGCTCTTCTAATAGTGTCTTTGATGTCTATCTGGAATTATGGGACTGTAAAGAAGGATGCATATGAGCTAGATAACAAGGTATCGTTAGATAGACTTCTAAGCATTGGGCCAAGCCTAGGTATTGCAAGGGTCCCTGGAATCTGCTTAGTTTACTCTAACGTTGCGTTTGGTCTCCCTCCAATGTTTGCACATTTTGTCACAAACTTCCCTGCATTTCATCACACTCTCATCTTTGTGACCCTTAAGTCTCTGATGATTCCAAAAGTTCCTGTTGGTGAGCGTTTTCTTGTTAACCGGATTGGCCCACCAGAGCTGTCTATTTTCCGGTGTATTGTAAG GTATGGATACAAGGATGTGAGAGATTTCTACAACTTTGAAACCCAACTGGTCGAGAAGGTGGCAGAGTTCTTGAAACAGGAGAGTAACAGTGACGAAATGGCGGTTAGAGGGCAGTCACCGAACCAAACATATGAAGCAACTCGAAATGAGGTTTGTGGCGGCAGTGCTGTGCGTTGGAGTGATGAAGTTAGTGGCGGCAGTAACGAGCAGTGGAGAGATGAAATTGGCAGTGGCGAGCAGTGGATGAAAAAACTCATGGAGGCACGGGAAGCTGGTGGAGTGGCCTACATGATGGGGAATCCTTATGTTGTGGCGAGTGAGGTATCACCGTTCCTGAAGAAGTTTGCAATTGACATTGTCTATGGTTTTCTGAGACGGAATTGCAGGCGTCCAGCAATTGCACTTGGAATTCCGCATGCCTCACTGATCGAAGTGGGAATGCTTTATAAGGTGTAA
- the LOC103409042 gene encoding probable potassium transporter 13 isoform X3 has protein sequence MVANFYKTTLCLAYQSLGIVYGDLSISPIYVYKSTFSGDMRLYEEDHEILGVLSMVFWTLTIIPLCKYIIFVLGADDNGEGGTFALYSLLCRHSRMGLLNTVHLEHEHIPSYSSVLSTKDTRMSSLIRKFFEKHKSSKIVLLLVVFIGVGMIIGDGILTPTMSVLSAVYGIRIKAPDLHENYTVLIACIILVGLFALQHFGTHKVGFLFAPIMLTWLLCICGVGIYNIFRWNPGVIRALSPYYIYNFFKITGRVGWSSLGGIVLCITGTEAMFADLGHFSKLSIRFAFTALVYPCLVLAYMGEAAYLSKHKTDLHSSFYMAIPEVMFWPVFIIATLASVVGSQAIISATFSIVSQCRALQCFPRVKIKHTSNQIHGQIYIPEVNWMLMVLCLAVVIGFRDTRMIGHAYAFAFTGLAGVTVMFITTCLMFLIISTVWKQKVLVAFLFLVTFGSLELLYISACLGKVHHGGWLPLLFALLIVSLMSIWNYGTVKKDAYELDNKVSLDRLLSIGPSLGIARVPGICLVYSNVAFGLPPMFAHFVTNFPAFHHTLIFVTLKSLMIPKVPVGERFLVNRIGPPELSIFRCIVRYGYKDVRDFYNFETQLVEKVAEFLKQESNSDEMAVRGQSPNQTYEATRNEVCGGSAVRWSDEVSGGSNEQWRDEIGSGEQWMKKLMEAREAGGVAYMMGNPYVVASEVSPFLKKFAIDIVYGFLRRNCRRPAIALGIPHASLIEVGMLYKV, from the exons ATGGTCGCG AATTTTTACAAGACCACTCTATGCCTTGCTTATCAGAGCCTTGGTATTGTTTATGGGGACCTTAGCATATCCCCCATTTACGTATACAAAAGTACATTCTCAGGTGATATGCGTCTTTATGAGGAGGATCACGAGATTCTTGGCGTGCTTTCAATGGTTTTCTGGACTTTGACAATTATCCCTCTTTGCAAGTACATTATATTTGTGTTAGGAGCAGATGACAATGGTGAAG GTGGAACTTTTGCCTTGTACTCATTGCTATGCCGACACTCAAGGATGGGCCTTTTGAACACAGTTCATCTTGAACATGAACACATACCATCGTACTCTTCTGTTTTATCTACCAAGGATACACGAATGAGCTCACTCATAAGAAAATTCTTTGAGAAGCATAAGAGTTCTAAAATAGTATTGCTGCTTGTAGTTTTTATAGGAGTTGGCATGATAATTGGTGATGGTATCCTCACGCCAACAATGTCCG TTCTTTCTGCAGTTTATGGAATTAGAATCAAAGCTCCAGATTTACATGAGA ATTATACTGTGCTGATAGCGTGCATCATCTTGGTTGGACTTTTTGCTCTTCAGCACTTCGGGACACACAAAGTTGGGTTTCTTTTTGCTCCAATCATGTTAACATGGTTACTATGCATTTGTGGGGTAGGCATTTACAACATCTTCCGTTGGAACCCTGGTGTTATACGTGCTCTGTCGCCCTACTATATTTATAACTTCTTTAAAATAACTGGAAGAGTTGGCTGGAGTTCCCTTGGAGGCATTGTTCTTTGTATCACAG GTACAGAAGCAATGTTCGCTGATCTTGGGCACTTTTCGAAACTGTCAATCAGG TTTGCATTTACAGCGCTCGTTTACCCTTGCTTAGTTCTGGCATACATGGGAGAAGCTGCTTATCTCTCCAAGCACAAAACGGATCTGCATAGCAGTTTTTACATGGCCATTCCTG AGGTTATGTTTTGGCCAGTCTTTATTATTGCAACTCTTGCTTCTGTGGTGGGAAGTCAAGCAATCATTTCAGCTACCTTCTCAATAGTCAGTCAGTGCAGGGCCCTTCAGTGCTTCCCGCGTGTGAAGATCAAACATACATCAAATCAGATACATGGGCAGATATACATACCTGAGGTGAACTGGATGTTGATGGTATTGTGTCTTGCCGTCGTTATAGGTTTCAGAGACACTCGTATGATAGGCCATGCATACG CATTTGCATTTACAGGGCTTGCTGGAGTGACAGTGATGTTCATCACAACCTGCTTGATGTTTCTAATTATTAGTACAGTTTGGAAGCAGAAGGTTCTCGTggcctttttgtttcttgtaacCTTTGGATCCCTTGAACTACTCTATATCTCCGCCTGCCTTGGAAAAGTACATCACGGAGGCTGGCTTCCCCTTCTATTCGCTCTTCTAATAGTGTCTTTGATGTCTATCTGGAATTATGGGACTGTAAAGAAGGATGCATATGAGCTAGATAACAAGGTATCGTTAGATAGACTTCTAAGCATTGGGCCAAGCCTAGGTATTGCAAGGGTCCCTGGAATCTGCTTAGTTTACTCTAACGTTGCGTTTGGTCTCCCTCCAATGTTTGCACATTTTGTCACAAACTTCCCTGCATTTCATCACACTCTCATCTTTGTGACCCTTAAGTCTCTGATGATTCCAAAAGTTCCTGTTGGTGAGCGTTTTCTTGTTAACCGGATTGGCCCACCAGAGCTGTCTATTTTCCGGTGTATTGTAAG GTATGGATACAAGGATGTGAGAGATTTCTACAACTTTGAAACCCAACTGGTCGAGAAGGTGGCAGAGTTCTTGAAACAGGAGAGTAACAGTGACGAAATGGCGGTTAGAGGGCAGTCACCGAACCAAACATATGAAGCAACTCGAAATGAGGTTTGTGGCGGCAGTGCTGTGCGTTGGAGTGATGAAGTTAGTGGCGGCAGTAACGAGCAGTGGAGAGATGAAATTGGCAGTGGCGAGCAGTGGATGAAAAAACTCATGGAGGCACGGGAAGCTGGTGGAGTGGCCTACATGATGGGGAATCCTTATGTTGTGGCGAGTGAGGTATCACCGTTCCTGAAGAAGTTTGCAATTGACATTGTCTATGGTTTTCTGAGACGGAATTGCAGGCGTCCAGCAATTGCACTTGGAATTCCGCATGCCTCACTGATCGAAGTGGGAATGCTTTATAAGGTGTAA
- the LOC103435414 gene encoding uncharacterized protein, protein MASAAPVNRIERAHQMHREGSYSEALGFYTEALSMARTKPQKIALHSNRAACFLKLHDFKKAADECTSVLELDYNHTGALMLRAQTLVTLKEYHSALFDVHRLIELNPSSEVYQNLQARLKTQVSLAPIPESEAELEEEEDEEEDEAEPDRYQEKEEQYEEKEDVFSGGGRDQIPEVNETTAVANVIAPTTPVNREVSQQGRDPKGNSMKTTSPAEVVTPRAEHVKASSEKEKDKGWQAIPKPKGHSSLDYARWDRVEDDSSEDDDDEDSQPQYRFRVKTVGVRPVK, encoded by the exons ATGGCGTCGGCGGCGCCGGTGAACAGGATCGAGCGGGCCCACCAGATGCACCGGGAAGGTAGCTACTCGGAGGCGCTAGGGTTTTACACCGAAGCCCTGTCCATGGCCAGGACCAAACCCCAGAAGATCGCCCTCCACAGCAACCGAGCTGCTTGCTTCTTGAAGCTTCACGATTTCAAAAAG GCAGCAGATGAATGTACCTCAGTTCTTGAGCTTGATTACAATCACACTGGAGCATTGATGTTGCGGGCGCAGACCCTGGTGACCCTCAAGGAATATCACTCGGCGCTCTTCGATGTTCATCGTCTTATCGAGCTAAATCCATCATCGGAAGTTTATCAAAACCTTCAAGCCCGTCTAAAGACACAAGTG TCACTTGCTCCAATACCTGAATCCGAAGCAGAgctagaagaagaggaagacgaGGAGGAGGATGAAGCAGAGCCAGATAGATATCAGGAGAAAGAGGAGCAAtacgaagaaaaagaagatgtaTTTTCAGGTGGAGGAAGGGATCAGATTCCTGAGGTTAATGAGACAACTGCTGTTGCCAATGTTATTGCCCCTACGACACCAGTAAACAGGGAAGTTTCTCAACAGGGAAGGGATCCAAAAGGTAACTCGATGAAGACCACTTCCCCAGCTGAAGTTGTGACCCCTCGTGCAGAGCACGTCAAGGCATCgtctgaaaaagaaaaagacaaaggATGGCAAGCAATCCCGAAGCCAAAGGGACACTCTTCTCTGGACTATGCACGGTGGGACAGAGTGGAAGATGACTCTAGTGAAGATGATGACGATGAAGACTCTCAACCTCAGTATAGATTCCGTGTAAAAACTGTTGGTGTCCGGCCAGTGAAGTGA
- the LOC103409042 gene encoding probable potassium transporter 13 isoform X1: protein MDPESASLSGGLRPNFYKTTLCLAYQSLGIVYGDLSISPIYVYKSTFSGDMRLYEEDHEILGVLSMVFWTLTIIPLCKYIIFVLGADDNGEGGTFALYSLLCRHSRMGLLNTVHLEHEHIPSYSSVLSTKDTRMSSLIRKFFEKHKSSKIVLLLVVFIGVGMIIGDGILTPTMSVLSAVYGIRIKAPDLHENYTVLIACIILVGLFALQHFGTHKVGFLFAPIMLTWLLCICGVGIYNIFRWNPGVIRALSPYYIYNFFKITGRVGWSSLGGIVLCITGTEAMFADLGHFSKLSIRFAFTALVYPCLVLAYMGEAAYLSKHKTDLHSSFYMAIPEVMFWPVFIIATLASVVGSQAIISATFSIVSQCRALQCFPRVKIKHTSNQIHGQIYIPEVNWMLMVLCLAVVIGFRDTRMIGHAYAFAFTGLAGVTVMFITTCLMFLIISTVWKQKVLVAFLFLVTFGSLELLYISACLGKVHHGGWLPLLFALLIVSLMSIWNYGTVKKDAYELDNKVSLDRLLSIGPSLGIARVPGICLVYSNVAFGLPPMFAHFVTNFPAFHHTLIFVTLKSLMIPKVPVGERFLVNRIGPPELSIFRCIVRYGYKDVRDFYNFETQLVEKVAEFLKQESNSDEMAVRGQSPNQTYEATRNEVCGGSAVRWSDEVSGGSNEQWRDEIGSGEQWMKKLMEAREAGGVAYMMGNPYVVASEVSPFLKKFAIDIVYGFLRRNCRRPAIALGIPHASLIEVGMLYKV from the exons ATGGACCCGGAATCGGCTTCCCTTTCCGGAGGCTTGCGGCCG AATTTTTACAAGACCACTCTATGCCTTGCTTATCAGAGCCTTGGTATTGTTTATGGGGACCTTAGCATATCCCCCATTTACGTATACAAAAGTACATTCTCAGGTGATATGCGTCTTTATGAGGAGGATCACGAGATTCTTGGCGTGCTTTCAATGGTTTTCTGGACTTTGACAATTATCCCTCTTTGCAAGTACATTATATTTGTGTTAGGAGCAGATGACAATGGTGAAG GTGGAACTTTTGCCTTGTACTCATTGCTATGCCGACACTCAAGGATGGGCCTTTTGAACACAGTTCATCTTGAACATGAACACATACCATCGTACTCTTCTGTTTTATCTACCAAGGATACACGAATGAGCTCACTCATAAGAAAATTCTTTGAGAAGCATAAGAGTTCTAAAATAGTATTGCTGCTTGTAGTTTTTATAGGAGTTGGCATGATAATTGGTGATGGTATCCTCACGCCAACAATGTCCG TTCTTTCTGCAGTTTATGGAATTAGAATCAAAGCTCCAGATTTACATGAGA ATTATACTGTGCTGATAGCGTGCATCATCTTGGTTGGACTTTTTGCTCTTCAGCACTTCGGGACACACAAAGTTGGGTTTCTTTTTGCTCCAATCATGTTAACATGGTTACTATGCATTTGTGGGGTAGGCATTTACAACATCTTCCGTTGGAACCCTGGTGTTATACGTGCTCTGTCGCCCTACTATATTTATAACTTCTTTAAAATAACTGGAAGAGTTGGCTGGAGTTCCCTTGGAGGCATTGTTCTTTGTATCACAG GTACAGAAGCAATGTTCGCTGATCTTGGGCACTTTTCGAAACTGTCAATCAGG TTTGCATTTACAGCGCTCGTTTACCCTTGCTTAGTTCTGGCATACATGGGAGAAGCTGCTTATCTCTCCAAGCACAAAACGGATCTGCATAGCAGTTTTTACATGGCCATTCCTG AGGTTATGTTTTGGCCAGTCTTTATTATTGCAACTCTTGCTTCTGTGGTGGGAAGTCAAGCAATCATTTCAGCTACCTTCTCAATAGTCAGTCAGTGCAGGGCCCTTCAGTGCTTCCCGCGTGTGAAGATCAAACATACATCAAATCAGATACATGGGCAGATATACATACCTGAGGTGAACTGGATGTTGATGGTATTGTGTCTTGCCGTCGTTATAGGTTTCAGAGACACTCGTATGATAGGCCATGCATACG CATTTGCATTTACAGGGCTTGCTGGAGTGACAGTGATGTTCATCACAACCTGCTTGATGTTTCTAATTATTAGTACAGTTTGGAAGCAGAAGGTTCTCGTggcctttttgtttcttgtaacCTTTGGATCCCTTGAACTACTCTATATCTCCGCCTGCCTTGGAAAAGTACATCACGGAGGCTGGCTTCCCCTTCTATTCGCTCTTCTAATAGTGTCTTTGATGTCTATCTGGAATTATGGGACTGTAAAGAAGGATGCATATGAGCTAGATAACAAGGTATCGTTAGATAGACTTCTAAGCATTGGGCCAAGCCTAGGTATTGCAAGGGTCCCTGGAATCTGCTTAGTTTACTCTAACGTTGCGTTTGGTCTCCCTCCAATGTTTGCACATTTTGTCACAAACTTCCCTGCATTTCATCACACTCTCATCTTTGTGACCCTTAAGTCTCTGATGATTCCAAAAGTTCCTGTTGGTGAGCGTTTTCTTGTTAACCGGATTGGCCCACCAGAGCTGTCTATTTTCCGGTGTATTGTAAG GTATGGATACAAGGATGTGAGAGATTTCTACAACTTTGAAACCCAACTGGTCGAGAAGGTGGCAGAGTTCTTGAAACAGGAGAGTAACAGTGACGAAATGGCGGTTAGAGGGCAGTCACCGAACCAAACATATGAAGCAACTCGAAATGAGGTTTGTGGCGGCAGTGCTGTGCGTTGGAGTGATGAAGTTAGTGGCGGCAGTAACGAGCAGTGGAGAGATGAAATTGGCAGTGGCGAGCAGTGGATGAAAAAACTCATGGAGGCACGGGAAGCTGGTGGAGTGGCCTACATGATGGGGAATCCTTATGTTGTGGCGAGTGAGGTATCACCGTTCCTGAAGAAGTTTGCAATTGACATTGTCTATGGTTTTCTGAGACGGAATTGCAGGCGTCCAGCAATTGCACTTGGAATTCCGCATGCCTCACTGATCGAAGTGGGAATGCTTTATAAGGTGTAA
- the LOC103427945 gene encoding uncharacterized protein, with protein sequence MADGRTNQSIMEPKPSHPLHQIAQSPSHKLLLKQWLKEEELNLNRVSLKESQIDSVRKEITILFIIFFLFHSTALTLLFSSSSWDPRGFACRRSWIPSLCSLCFSLGIIWAIRYKTDTEGHLEKLLEREKEDKNLLGKCIEELKKKGLEFDLLKEVDALRRAKSLRVEAKAVRKWNARDFVTLFFFTVSCFVIIVTRVILCN encoded by the coding sequence ATGGCCGACGGGAGAACAAACCAATCGATCATGGAGCCAAAGCCCTCACACCCACTTCACCAAATCGCTCAGTCGCCGAGCCACAAGCTTCTCCTGAAGCAATGGCTGAAAGAAGAAGAGCTAAATCTCAACAGGGTCTCTCTCAAAGAATCCCAAATCGACTCGGTTCGAAAGGAAATCACGATTCTTTTCattatcttcttcctcttccactCCACGGCCCTCACCCTTCTTTTCAGTTCCTCATCGTGGGACCCGCGCGGGTTCGCATGCCGCCGGTCCTGGATCCCTTCGCTCTGCTCGCTCTGCTTCTCACTGGGGATCATTTGGGCGATTAGGTATAAAACCGACACGGAGGGGCACCTGGAGAAGTtgttggagagagagaaagaggataaGAATCTTCTGGGAAAGTGCATCGAGGAGCTGAAGAAGAAAGGGTTGGAGTTCGATTTGTTAAAGGAGGTGGACGCGCTGAGGAGGGCCAAGAGCTTGAGAGTCGAAGCGAAGGCAGTAAGGAAGTGGAATGCGAGGGATTTTGTGACACTGTTTTTCTTCACTGTGTCTTGCTTTGTGATCATTGTCACAAGGGTTATTTTGTGTAACTAG
- the LOC103435413 gene encoding acetylornithine aminotransferase, mitochondrial-like yields the protein MSSLHVSPNTISQTLNLRGRFSPNLGREVRLINVRRPVTGCLSVDVEAPDTTSKLEILKSNEVMEMEAKVLLQTYARTPVVLTSGKGCKLYDTEGREYLDLSSGIAVNALGHGDEDWLKAVVDQAGTLTHVSNLYYSIPQVELAKRLVGASFADRVFFTNSGTEANEAAIKFARKFQRHAHSDAKEPATSFISFTNSFHGRTMGALALTSKEHYRSPFEPVMPGVTFVEYGNIQATKELIQPGKTAAVFVEPIQGEGGIYSASKEFLQFLRTACDDAGALLVFDEIQCGLGRTGHLWAHEAYGVFPDIMTLAKPLAGGLPIGAALMTERVASAIAFGDHGSTFAGAPLICSAALAVFEKISDHNFLNSVSKKGLYFKNILKQKLGGNPHVREIRGLGLIIGIELDVSASPILDACRNSGLLILTAGKGNVLRLVPPLIITEQELDVAADILSQALPVLDETNSK from the exons ATGTCTTCCCTTCACGTTTCCCCAAACACCATTTCTCAGACTCTCAATCTCCGCGGTCGATTCAGCCCCAACTTAGGCAGGGAAGTCCGACTAATCAACGTCCGGAGACCGGTCACTGGCTGCCTCAGCGTGGACGTGGAAGCACCCGATACCACCTCAAAACTAGAGATTTTGAAGAGCAACGAGGTTATGGAGATGGAGGCAAAGGTCCTGCTGCAGACCTACGCGAGGACTCCAGTGGTGCTCACCAGTGGCAAAGGTTGTAAATTGTACGACACCGAGGGGCGAGAGTATTTGGACCTGAGCTCGGGGATCGCGGTGAACGCGCTCGGCCATGGCGACGAGGACTGGTTGAAGGCTGTGGTTGATCAGGCCGGAACCCTCACTCACGTCAGCAATCTCTACTATTCGATCCCTCAG GTGGAGCTGGCAAAGCGTCTGGTGGGTGCTAGTTTTGCAGACCGTGTGTTTTTCACGAATTCCGGAACCGAAGCGAACGAAGCAGCCATTAAATTTGCAAGGAAGTTTCAGAGACATGCTCACTCTGATGCGAAAGAGCCGGCCACGAGCTTCATATCTTTCACAAACAGCTTCCATGGGAGGACCATGGGCGCTCTTGCCTTGACTAGCAAAGAGCATTACAGGTCCCCTTTTGAGCCTGTCATGCCTGGAGTCACGTTTGTGGAGTATGGAAATATACAGGCTACCAAAGAACTGATTCAGCCTGGAAAGACTGCCGCTGTTTTCGTTGAGCCGATTCAGGGTGAAGGGGGAATTTACAGTGCTTCAAAGGAGTTTCTGCAGTTTCTCCGTACTGCTTGTGATGATGCCGGTGCTCTTCTGGTATTTGACGAG ATTCAATGTGGATTAGGTCGAACTGGCCATCTCTGGGCGCATGAGGCTTACGGTGTATTCCCAGATATCATGACACTGGCTAAGCCACTTGCTGGAGGACTTCCCATCGGAGCTGCATTGATGACTGAAAGAGTTGCTTCCGCCATAGCTTTTGGTGACCACGGAAGTACGTTTGCCGGTGCACCTCTTATCTGTAGTGCTGCCCTTGCCGTTTTTGAAAAAATATCCGATCACAATTTTTTGAATAGTGTCAGTAAGAAAGGTCTCTACTTCAAAAACATCTTAAAACAGAAGCTGGGAGGGAACCCACATGTTCGAGAAATACGTGGTCTCGGGCTTATTATCGGAATTGAATTGGATGTCTCTGCCTCACCCATTCTGGATGCATGTCGAAACTCTGGCCTGTTGATATTGACTGCTGGAAAAGGCAATGTTCTGAGGCTCGTACCTCCATTGATCATAACCGAGCAAGAGCTTGATGTTGCAGCCGACATTCTGTCTCAAGCTTTGCCAGTACTTGATGAAACTAACTCAAAATAG